TGCCTTCCTCATTTAAAGAGTACGCGGTGGACTTCAACGGCGACGGGCACGTGAACCTGTGGGACCCGGAGGACGCTATCGGCAGCGTGGCGAACTACTTCAAAGCTCACGGCTGGGAGAAAGGTGATATGGTTGCCGTGCCGGCTAACGGCCAGGTGCCGGGGCTGGCTAACGGCTTCAATACCAAATACACCGTTGCGGCGCTTGGCCAGTCCGGGCTGAGCCCGCAGGGTTCACTCGGAAACCATCAGCAAGTAAGCCTGCTGCGGCTGGATATGGGCGATCGTTATCAGTACTGGTACGGTTTGCCGAACTTCTACGCCATTACGCGCTATAACCACAGCACCCATTATGCGATGGCTGTGTGGCAATTAGGGCAAGCCGTGGCGTTGGCCCGCGTACAGTAGTCTGTCTGGCTCGCCCTTCGGGCGGGCCCGTTTGCTTCAGGTCTGGTTTTATCCCTCCCGGTTTACGCTTCGTTTATCCCGAATTCTGCATCAGGAATTTACAACTCGCTTGCATTGCCTTATGTTATGTTATAACGAAACAATATTGGTGTCGGTATGTCCGCTGTTGCTCCCTCTTCCTTATTCAGCCTTTCCGGGCTGCTGCGCGTAGCCCTTGTGGCCGCGCTGATCCTCATACTGTGGGGCGCCATTCACTGGGCGGTCATCCTGCCATGATCGAATTGAAGAATCTTGAACTGGGCTACTACGGCAACGTGGTGGTCTCGGCCATCAGCGGCCATTTTCAGCGCGGAAGTATGACGGCGGTGATCGGCGCTAACGGCTGCGGTAAGTCCACGCTCTTAAAGACGCTGGCCGGGCTACTGCCTCCGATTTCCGGCAGCGTTAACTTTCAGGACAATATGCGCCCGCGTATTGCCTGGCTGCCGCAGTTAGGAGAGATGGACAGGCAGTTTCCCGCCACGGTTTATGACGTGGTTTGCATGGGAAGCTGGCCGGGACGAGGGCTATTTTCTGGCCTGGGCCGCAAACACCGTGAACGCGTGATGGAGGCCATTGAGCGCGTTGGCTTAAGTGAGCACTACCTGCGTCCGATTGATGTGCTCTCCGGGGGGCAGTTTCAGCGTATGCTTTTTGCCCGCCTGCTGGTGCAGGACGCGCCTCTGGTGCTGCTCGATGAGCCGTTTACCGGCGTCGACGCGCAGACCAGTGAATTTTTAATGGAACTGATGTGCCAGATGCATCGGGATGGAAAGACCCTCATCAGCGTGCTGCATAACAATGAGCTGGTGCGCCGTCACTTTCCTGAAGTGCTGCTGCTCACCTCGGAGGGTTACCAGTGGGGTAACGCCGATGAGGCCTTAGCGCAATACGCCTCCTTTCGCCCACGCCTGGTACAAACAGCATGATTTATCATCTCTTTATTGAGCCTTTTGTGGCCTATGGTTTTATGCGTCGGGCGCTGGTGGCCTGCCTGGCGCTTTCCCTGAGTACCGTTCCGCTTGGCATTTTTCTTCTGCTGCGCCGCATGAGCCTGGTGGGGGATGCGCTTTCTCACGCCATTTTACCCGGCGTCGCCGTGGGGTATCTGGTTGCCGGCATGTCGCTGGTGGCGATGGGTATCGGGGGCTTTATCGCAGGCGTGCTGGTCGCTTTGCTTTCCGGCTGGGTGAGCGCCAGAACACCGCTAAAAGAAGATGCCAGCTTTGCCGGGTTCTACCTCGGTTCTCTGGCGCTCGGCGTGACGCTGATTTCTTTACGCGGCTCCAGCGTTGACCTGCTGCATTTACTGTTTGGCTCGATTCTCGCCGTGGATGGCGAGGCCATTAAGTTTGTTGGCCTGATCGCCAGCGGGACGCTGGTTGCCCTGGCGTTGCTTTATCGCGGGCTGGTGATGGAATCCTTTGACCGCAGTTTTTTGCAGGTTAACAACAAGCGGCTGCCGTCGCTGATCCACGGCACGTTTCTGGCGCTGCTGGTGCTGAACCTGGTGGCCGGTTTCCAGATCCTCGGCACATTAATGTCCGTTGGCCTCATGATGCTGCCTGCGATCGCCGCGCGCTGCTGGGCTAAGACGCTGCCGGGCTCGATTCTCCTTGCCGTACTGTGTGGGCTTATTTGTGCCTGGTTAGGGCTGGTGTGGTCTTTCTACGCCTCGTTACCCGCCGGGCCGGCCATTGTGCTTACGGCGAGCGTCGCATTCTTTATCTCAATACTTTTCGGACCGCGCAGCGTGCTTGCAGGGAGCCTGCTGCGTAGGAAATTGGCAATCATAAAGGGGGTTAAATGAAACGTTTAGGGATTGGTATTGCGCTGGCTCTGGCGCTTTCCAGCCAGATGGCTGCGGCTAAGACGCTGAATGTGGTGGCAAGTTTCACCGTACTGGCGGATATGGCAAAACAGGTTGGCGGCGACCATGTGAAGGTCACAAGCCTGGTTGGGCCGGATGGTGACCCGCATAGCTTTGAGCCGTCACCCAAAGACAGCGTGGCGTTGCGTAACGCGGACGTCGTGATCGTTAGCGGGCTCGGCATGGAAGGGTGGATGGATCGCCTGGTGACCGCATCAGGCTATAAAGGGAAAGTTATTGTCGCTTCACAGGGGATCACTACCCGCAGTATGGAAGAAGATGGCAAATCGATTACCGATCCACATGCGTGGAACAGTGCGGCAAACGGGGCAACCTACGCGGAAAATATCACCGCGGCGCTGGCTGCAGCCGACCCACAGGATGCAGCGGCAATCCGCAAAAGCGGTGATAGCTACGCGGCACGCCTGAAGCAGCTCGACAGCTGGGCGAAAAAACGCTTTGCAGATGTCCCTCAGTCACACCGTAAGGTCCTTACCAGCCACGATGCGTTCGGCTATTTCGGTGAAGCTTATGGCGTGACCTTCCTGGCACCGGTGGGCTTTTCAACCGAAGCCCAGGCCAGCGCCAGCGACGTTGCCTCTCTAATCAAACAGCTGAAAGATGAACATATCTCTACCTACTTCATCGAAAATCAGACCGATCCGCGTCTGGTGAAGCAAATTGCCGGCGCGACCGGTGCTAAGCCCGGCGGTGAGCTCTATCCTGAGGCGCTTTCCGGCCCAGGTGGCCCGGCAAGTACCTACGAAATGGCGTTCAAGCACAACGTGAACACCATTGCCAACAGCATGAAATAGTCTTCTCCCTCCGGCCAGCTTTCGCTGGCCGTTTCATTTCTGGAACCCTTCCCGTATATCCTGATGTAATCCCCTGAAACGTCCGTAAAGTGCTATCGTGTTGGTTATTGATATGTCTACAATCGGAGCCAGCATGACAGACAGCGCATTGTTTGAGCTAAGCAAGCAGGTCGGAAGCGCCCTTGCTCGGCTTGGGGCCACCGTGACCACCGCAGAGTCCTGTACCGGCGGCTGGATAGCGAAAGTCATTACCGACGTGTCGGGGAGTTCCGCCTGGTTTGAGCGGGGCTTTGTGACCTACAGCAATGAGGCCAAGCATCAGCTGATCGGCGTGAATGAGCGGACGCTGGCAGCCTATGGCGCCGTCAGCGAGGGCGTGGTGCTTGAGATGGCGCAAGGTGCGCTTGCCGCAGCGAGGGCTCATTATGCCGTGTCCGTCAGCGGTATCGCCGGGCCGGACGGCGGCAGCGATGAAAAGCCGGTCGGTACGGTGTGGTTTGGCTTCGCAGATAAGCAAGGCAGAACGCTGGCAAAGGTGCAGCGCTTTGACGGCGACCGGGATGCTGTGCGCCGCCAGGCCACGGAATACGCCCTGCAAAGCCTGTGGGATGATTTTCTAAAAAATAAACTTGATACTGTATGACTGTACAGTATAATTGCCTCAACGAAACAGTATTGAGAACGCGGGGGTGCGAATCAGCGCATCACTCAGCATGACAGGAGTAGAAATGGCTATCGACGAAAACAAACAGAAGGCGTTAGCGGCAGCACTGGGCCAGATTGAAAAACAATTTGGTAAAGGCTCCATCATGCGCCTGGGTGAAGACCGTTCCATGGACGTGGAAACGATCTCTACCGGTTCACTTTCACTGGACATCGCGCTGGGCGCGGGCGGCCTGCCGATGGGCCGTGTCGTAGAAATCTACGGGCCTGAATCTTCCGGTAAAACCACGCTGACCCTGCAGGTTATCGCCGCCGCGCAGCGCAGCGGTAAAACCTGTGCGTTTATCGATGCCGAACACGCGCTGGACCCGGTCTACGCCAAGAAGCTGGGCGTTGATATCGACAACCTGCTGTGCTCCCAGCCGGATACCGGCGAGCAGGCGCTGGAAATCTGTGACGCGCTGGCACGCTCCGGTGCGGTTGACGTCATTATCGTCGACTCCGTTGCGGCACTGACGCCGAAGGCGGAAATCGAAGGTGAAATCGGTGACTCTCACATGGGCCTTGCGGCACGTATGATGAGCCAGGCGATGCGTAAGCTGGCGGGTAACCTGAAGCAGTCCAACACGCTGCTGATCTTCATCAACCAGATCCGTATGAAAATTGGCGTGATGTTCGGTAACCCGGAAACCACTACCGGCGGTAACGCGCTGAAGTTCTATGCCTCTGTGCGCCTCGACATTCGTCGCATCGGTGCGGTGAAAGATGGCGAAAACGTCGTCGGCAGCGAAACCCGCGTGAAGGTTGTGAAGAACAAAATTGCAGCACCGTTTAAA
This region of Cedecea lapagei genomic DNA includes:
- a CDS encoding metal ABC transporter ATP-binding protein; this encodes MIELKNLELGYYGNVVVSAISGHFQRGSMTAVIGANGCGKSTLLKTLAGLLPPISGSVNFQDNMRPRIAWLPQLGEMDRQFPATVYDVVCMGSWPGRGLFSGLGRKHRERVMEAIERVGLSEHYLRPIDVLSGGQFQRMLFARLLVQDAPLVLLDEPFTGVDAQTSEFLMELMCQMHRDGKTLISVLHNNELVRRHFPEVLLLTSEGYQWGNADEALAQYASFRPRLVQTA
- a CDS encoding metal ABC transporter permease; this encodes MIYHLFIEPFVAYGFMRRALVACLALSLSTVPLGIFLLLRRMSLVGDALSHAILPGVAVGYLVAGMSLVAMGIGGFIAGVLVALLSGWVSARTPLKEDASFAGFYLGSLALGVTLISLRGSSVDLLHLLFGSILAVDGEAIKFVGLIASGTLVALALLYRGLVMESFDRSFLQVNNKRLPSLIHGTFLALLVLNLVAGFQILGTLMSVGLMMLPAIAARCWAKTLPGSILLAVLCGLICAWLGLVWSFYASLPAGPAIVLTASVAFFISILFGPRSVLAGSLLRRKLAIIKGVK
- a CDS encoding metal ABC transporter substrate-binding protein, which translates into the protein MKRLGIGIALALALSSQMAAAKTLNVVASFTVLADMAKQVGGDHVKVTSLVGPDGDPHSFEPSPKDSVALRNADVVIVSGLGMEGWMDRLVTASGYKGKVIVASQGITTRSMEEDGKSITDPHAWNSAANGATYAENITAALAAADPQDAAAIRKSGDSYAARLKQLDSWAKKRFADVPQSHRKVLTSHDAFGYFGEAYGVTFLAPVGFSTEAQASASDVASLIKQLKDEHISTYFIENQTDPRLVKQIAGATGAKPGGELYPEALSGPGGPASTYEMAFKHNVNTIANSMK
- the pncC gene encoding nicotinamide-nucleotide amidase, which translates into the protein MTDSALFELSKQVGSALARLGATVTTAESCTGGWIAKVITDVSGSSAWFERGFVTYSNEAKHQLIGVNERTLAAYGAVSEGVVLEMAQGALAAARAHYAVSVSGIAGPDGGSDEKPVGTVWFGFADKQGRTLAKVQRFDGDRDAVRRQATEYALQSLWDDFLKNKLDTV
- the recA gene encoding recombinase RecA, producing the protein MAIDENKQKALAAALGQIEKQFGKGSIMRLGEDRSMDVETISTGSLSLDIALGAGGLPMGRVVEIYGPESSGKTTLTLQVIAAAQRSGKTCAFIDAEHALDPVYAKKLGVDIDNLLCSQPDTGEQALEICDALARSGAVDVIIVDSVAALTPKAEIEGEIGDSHMGLAARMMSQAMRKLAGNLKQSNTLLIFINQIRMKIGVMFGNPETTTGGNALKFYASVRLDIRRIGAVKDGENVVGSETRVKVVKNKIAAPFKQAEFQILYGEGINFYGELVDLGVKHKLIEKAGAWYSYNGEKIGQGKANASNFLKENKPMAEEIEKKLREMLLNNQDSTPDFTVDDHDADAVETNEDF